From the genome of Treponema peruense:
TATTTCGTATAATATTATATAAGAGAGGTGCAACAATGACGTTCAGTATGGGCGCTTCGCTTTTGGACGCTGTTGTTCTGTCCGTTGTACAAAAGGAGGGTGCGGATGGTTCTTACGGCTATAAAATTACGCAGGACGTGCGCTCTGTAATGGATGTTTCTGAAAGTACGCTTTACCCGGTTTTAAGGCGGCTTCAGAAAGATGAGTGTCTTGAAACCTATGACCAGGCTTTTCAGGGACGAAACAGACGCTACTATAAAATAACAGTCGGCGGTGCAATGCTGCTGGACAATTACAGGCGGGAATGGGCTGAATACAAAACCAAAGTAGACCACATTCTTATGGGAACAGAATAATTTTTACAGGGGAGTATATGAACAAAGAAG
Proteins encoded in this window:
- a CDS encoding PadR family transcriptional regulator; its protein translation is MTFSMGASLLDAVVLSVVQKEGADGSYGYKITQDVRSVMDVSESTLYPVLRRLQKDECLETYDQAFQGRNRRYYKITVGGAMLLDNYRREWAEYKTKVDHILMGTE